A window from Microbacterium ginsengiterrae encodes these proteins:
- a CDS encoding TetR family transcriptional regulator, with the protein MADGLRERKMLLTRRRMEQAAVDLAYDGGIASVTVERICERAMVSRSTFFNYFPSLEVAIFGPALEYDPALTERILTTHADDLVIAASLIVTESVRGQTDDAVTRRRLALFSREPGTTTAVSWSSDTSRTRLITVIADWLDAHRELARLPRETSATEARIIVAMSISVGDEAIRELREVDGELIIDLDAYVRARRRLSAVLADPAVLADPAVLADPAAPPGAPSSSAQRAGARHGRG; encoded by the coding sequence ATGGCTGACGGTCTGCGGGAGCGCAAGATGCTCCTGACGCGACGTCGCATGGAGCAGGCGGCGGTCGACCTCGCTTACGACGGGGGCATCGCGAGCGTCACTGTCGAGCGGATCTGCGAACGTGCGATGGTCTCGCGCAGCACGTTCTTCAACTATTTCCCCTCCCTTGAGGTGGCGATCTTCGGCCCGGCGCTCGAGTATGACCCGGCGCTAACCGAGCGGATCCTGACGACGCACGCCGACGACCTCGTGATCGCCGCCTCTCTGATCGTGACCGAATCGGTTCGGGGCCAGACTGACGATGCCGTCACCCGCCGCCGCCTCGCCCTGTTCTCTCGTGAGCCGGGCACGACCACCGCTGTCTCGTGGTCGAGCGATACGAGCCGGACGCGCCTCATCACGGTCATCGCGGACTGGCTGGATGCGCATCGCGAGCTCGCCCGCCTGCCGAGGGAGACCAGCGCGACCGAGGCCCGGATCATCGTCGCGATGTCGATCTCCGTCGGGGACGAGGCGATCCGGGAACTGCGTGAGGTCGACGGCGAACTCATCATCGACCTCGATGCCTATGTGCGCGCCCGGCGGAGGCTCTCGGCGGTACTTGCGGATCCGGCGGTACTTGCGGATCCGGCGGTACTTGCGGATCCGGCGGCACCACCGGGTGCGCCATCGTCTTCTGCGCAGCGCGCCGGCGCGCGGCACGGTCGCGGGTGA
- a CDS encoding Ig-like domain repeat protein: MIQVYRPRVPHLRRDAPASTVVSRPRRHIALLTVAAIALSGVGVGVASPAHAAPTPQQVFDFTSPSGTDWVVPAGVTEVVVGLRGGTGGAGDRVNGGRGADFGVTIPVATGDRLTVYAGQRGRGKGDERMGGAGFISGGNGGKGSLLGANGGGGGGASAVKLNGELIAVAAGGGGGGGYTGKPNVSLSLWDLTAVIAAMGGYKGHSDGSATIGFVPGGKGGDNAGSSFDGKTITTYAPTAGAGKTPGGMGKNGVDDSSFPRYKKSGAGGGTASTSTSGGGGGGGGGGWPASGTGGGGGRKFLGYSAGSGGGTGVSWVTDAVPGVHIDTEARRPEDMHDYFGPLAEVGTVRIMIPMQSTTTLSAPADVAAGEQIALRVRAADTRTPNTPLDGWVNLYQGTTRVAYASISGDHTFTVAGLAAGTYEFRAEFSPTTSQRDYRSSSTNSTGSTTVTVVEAASPQPRPDDVATQTQLTVLTTPATFGELLIVGASIALDGPVNLSGQLVDFEVDGSNVGSSVLLYSGNGRFSTLFPVSVAPGAGDHEVVARFAGLPDGDPATPDALPSVSDPVQFTVAQATTTTTITAAASTVRAFEPIDVEAAVTSPAVGLNGDVVLLADGSPLTYASLDSGGTVLFDDVVMPWGTEQLAVAFLGDVNGDFAMSTSGDHSISVTAVETATALSLSSSGIRADETVTLSATVTATQLGVTADPRGAVEFLLDGDVVHTAPAGMDIDPEADDGEARFEIEADSLQIGTHIVTARFVPAPGFAESASDPAELEVAGIATVLTPSAGAVSGTPATPASVELTAAVAAEPTRRSGPAGPVDGHVVAFSGTDPIEDPAVLVDGTGTMTFGSLPVGVHEVTLRFVPEAATMLESETTVMVTVAAEPPAGGGDDEPAAGADGAGELPSTGGDSTAALLLALSLMVGAGAMLGLARMRRAAAGRA; this comes from the coding sequence GTGATCCAAGTTTATCGTCCCCGTGTTCCGCATCTGCGCCGAGACGCTCCTGCATCGACGGTCGTCTCCCGCCCCCGCCGGCACATCGCGCTGCTTACCGTGGCAGCGATCGCCCTCAGTGGCGTCGGCGTCGGGGTGGCGAGCCCCGCGCACGCGGCTCCCACCCCGCAGCAGGTCTTCGACTTCACGAGCCCGAGCGGCACGGACTGGGTCGTTCCGGCCGGCGTCACGGAGGTAGTGGTGGGCCTGCGCGGCGGCACAGGTGGGGCCGGTGACCGTGTCAACGGTGGCCGCGGTGCGGATTTCGGGGTGACGATCCCCGTGGCGACGGGGGACCGCCTCACGGTCTACGCCGGTCAGCGCGGGCGGGGCAAGGGTGACGAGCGCATGGGCGGCGCCGGGTTCATCTCCGGGGGCAACGGCGGCAAAGGCAGTCTTCTGGGGGCCAACGGTGGTGGTGGTGGCGGGGCATCCGCAGTCAAGCTCAACGGAGAGCTCATCGCGGTCGCCGCGGGCGGCGGTGGTGGTGGCGGGTACACCGGCAAGCCGAACGTGTCGCTCTCCCTGTGGGACCTCACGGCAGTCATCGCGGCCATGGGCGGCTACAAGGGGCATTCCGACGGAAGCGCCACCATCGGCTTCGTGCCAGGCGGCAAGGGCGGTGACAATGCCGGTTCGTCGTTCGATGGAAAGACCATCACGACGTACGCGCCGACCGCAGGGGCGGGCAAGACCCCGGGCGGGATGGGGAAGAACGGAGTCGACGACTCCTCCTTCCCGCGCTACAAGAAGTCCGGCGCAGGTGGCGGCACGGCGTCAACGAGCACCAGCGGAGGTGGCGGTGGTGGCGGCGGCGGTGGCTGGCCTGCCTCAGGCACCGGTGGCGGTGGCGGTCGCAAGTTCCTGGGATACTCCGCCGGGTCCGGCGGTGGAACCGGCGTGAGCTGGGTCACGGATGCCGTTCCTGGCGTGCACATCGATACTGAGGCGCGTCGGCCCGAGGACATGCACGACTACTTCGGCCCGCTCGCCGAGGTCGGGACAGTGCGCATCATGATCCCGATGCAGAGCACGACGACGTTGAGCGCGCCCGCGGACGTCGCCGCGGGCGAGCAGATCGCGCTGCGCGTGCGCGCTGCCGACACCCGCACGCCGAACACGCCGTTGGACGGCTGGGTGAATCTCTATCAGGGCACGACCCGCGTCGCCTACGCGTCGATCAGCGGGGACCACACGTTCACGGTCGCCGGGCTTGCAGCGGGCACCTATGAGTTCCGTGCGGAGTTCAGTCCCACCACATCGCAGCGGGACTACCGGTCCTCGTCGACCAACTCCACGGGGTCGACCACGGTGACGGTTGTCGAGGCTGCATCGCCGCAACCACGGCCGGATGATGTCGCGACGCAGACGCAACTCACCGTCCTGACGACGCCGGCGACGTTCGGCGAGCTCCTCATTGTCGGGGCGAGCATCGCGCTCGACGGTCCGGTCAATCTCTCCGGGCAACTCGTCGACTTCGAAGTCGACGGCAGCAACGTCGGATCCAGCGTGCTTCTCTACAGCGGCAACGGGCGGTTCAGCACGCTGTTCCCGGTGAGTGTCGCCCCTGGTGCGGGGGATCACGAAGTCGTCGCCCGGTTCGCAGGACTCCCGGACGGCGACCCCGCGACGCCCGATGCTCTGCCCTCCGTGAGCGATCCGGTCCAGTTCACCGTGGCGCAGGCTACGACGACGACGACCATCACCGCCGCTGCGTCGACCGTCCGCGCGTTCGAGCCGATCGACGTCGAGGCCGCCGTCACCTCGCCGGCTGTCGGGCTGAACGGGGACGTCGTGCTCCTCGCCGACGGATCGCCCCTGACGTACGCCTCACTCGACAGCGGCGGCACCGTCCTGTTCGACGACGTCGTCATGCCGTGGGGGACCGAGCAGCTCGCGGTGGCGTTCCTCGGGGACGTGAACGGGGACTTCGCCATGTCGACCTCGGGCGACCATTCGATCTCGGTCACAGCGGTGGAGACAGCGACCGCGCTCTCACTCTCCTCCTCAGGCATTCGAGCGGATGAGACCGTCACGCTCTCTGCGACGGTCACCGCCACCCAGCTGGGCGTGACCGCCGACCCGAGGGGCGCGGTCGAGTTCCTCCTCGATGGCGACGTCGTCCACACCGCACCGGCAGGAATGGACATCGACCCCGAGGCGGATGACGGCGAGGCGCGCTTCGAGATCGAAGCGGACTCTCTGCAGATCGGAACGCACATCGTGACAGCTCGCTTCGTCCCGGCGCCCGGATTCGCAGAATCGGCGTCCGACCCCGCAGAGCTGGAAGTGGCCGGGATCGCCACCGTCCTGACACCGAGTGCGGGTGCTGTCTCGGGTACGCCGGCGACCCCCGCATCGGTGGAGCTTACGGCGGCTGTCGCTGCTGAGCCGACCCGCCGGTCCGGCCCAGCAGGCCCGGTGGACGGGCACGTGGTGGCATTCTCGGGAACGGATCCCATCGAGGACCCGGCCGTCCTGGTCGACGGTACGGGAACCATGACCTTCGGGTCACTACCGGTCGGTGTGCACGAAGTGACACTGCGCTTCGTTCCTGAGGCAGCCACCATGCTCGAGAGCGAGACGACGGTGATGGTCACGGTTGCCGCCGAACCCCCGGCCGGCGGGGGTGATGACGAGCCCGCCGCGGGTGCCGATGGTGCCGGCGAGTTGCCGTCGACCGGCGGGGATTCCACGGCCGCACTGCTGCTCGCTCTCAGTCTGATGGTCGGCGCCGGCGCGATGCTCGGCCTCGCTCGGATGCGTCGTGCCGCAGCCGGGAGGGCCTAG
- a CDS encoding aldehyde dehydrogenase family protein — translation MLTEDLVAAMRDRHRDAASGLPYTHVSGHRIDGAETTAAGAVISPVVDPATGDHWGSVPEADAAAIDAAVAAARAARPQWAARTPSERAHLLRRMADAVERRADVLSVTNTLENGSPVSETAGAAANAASILRVVASLAGHLEQEDVRAFPDGRNETVVAHDPIGVCALIAPWNFPINLVVIKLAPALLAGCTVVIKPAGPTPLSVRFLLEAADEAGIPAGVINIVTGDGVAGEMLVRHPGIDKVAFTGSTPVGRRIAAACGELLRPVTLELGGKSTALVLPDADLDAMSSVLLRSCMRNTGQTCYISTRLVTTAERYDELVDMVTATVAAAPVGDPLDPSTVFGPVASFAQRDRVRGFIRAGVAEGARATLGGDVAEPLPGGAFVAPTVFADVTPGMTIAREEIFGPVITILRADDVDGAVDIANDTAFGLGGIVFGGDEDAAFRIARRIDTGSVGVNMFASNHYAPFGGRHDSGLGVEYGIEGLMAYLTPQSVHRRMR, via the coding sequence ATGCTGACTGAAGACCTCGTGGCGGCGATGCGTGATCGCCACCGCGACGCCGCATCCGGCCTGCCGTACACCCACGTCTCCGGTCACCGCATCGACGGTGCCGAGACGACGGCCGCCGGAGCGGTGATCTCACCCGTCGTGGACCCCGCGACGGGAGATCACTGGGGGTCGGTGCCGGAGGCGGATGCCGCCGCCATCGACGCGGCCGTTGCCGCAGCCCGTGCCGCCCGTCCCCAGTGGGCGGCACGGACTCCCTCTGAACGCGCGCACCTGCTGCGCCGCATGGCGGATGCCGTCGAGCGGCGTGCGGACGTGCTGAGCGTCACCAACACGCTGGAGAACGGTTCGCCGGTGTCCGAGACCGCCGGCGCTGCGGCGAACGCGGCATCCATCCTCCGCGTCGTCGCGAGTCTCGCAGGGCACCTGGAGCAGGAGGACGTTCGGGCGTTCCCCGACGGGCGCAACGAGACGGTGGTCGCGCACGACCCGATCGGCGTGTGCGCGCTCATCGCCCCCTGGAACTTCCCGATCAACCTCGTCGTGATCAAACTCGCACCCGCCCTGCTGGCCGGTTGCACCGTCGTCATCAAGCCGGCCGGTCCCACGCCGCTGTCCGTCCGATTCCTGCTCGAGGCGGCCGATGAGGCGGGGATCCCCGCCGGCGTCATCAACATCGTCACGGGCGACGGCGTCGCCGGCGAGATGCTCGTGCGGCACCCGGGGATCGACAAGGTCGCCTTCACCGGATCGACCCCGGTCGGGCGCAGGATCGCCGCCGCGTGCGGTGAGCTGCTTCGACCGGTGACCCTCGAGCTCGGCGGCAAGTCGACGGCGCTCGTCCTCCCGGACGCCGACCTGGATGCCATGTCGTCTGTCCTGCTGCGCAGTTGCATGCGCAACACCGGGCAGACCTGCTACATCTCCACCCGCCTCGTCACCACGGCCGAGCGCTACGACGAGCTCGTCGACATGGTCACCGCAACAGTGGCTGCCGCTCCCGTCGGCGACCCGCTGGACCCGTCGACGGTGTTCGGACCCGTCGCGTCGTTCGCGCAGCGCGATCGTGTGCGCGGGTTCATCCGCGCCGGTGTCGCCGAGGGCGCCAGGGCGACGCTCGGCGGCGACGTGGCCGAACCCCTCCCGGGAGGAGCGTTCGTCGCCCCCACGGTGTTCGCCGATGTGACGCCGGGCATGACGATCGCCCGCGAGGAGATCTTCGGCCCGGTCATCACGATCCTGCGCGCCGACGACGTCGACGGCGCCGTCGACATCGCCAACGACACCGCGTTCGGTCTCGGGGGCATCGTCTTCGGCGGAGACGAGGATGCCGCGTTCCGCATCGCCCGCCGGATCGACACCGGCTCGGTCGGGGTGAACATGTTCGCCTCCAACCACTACGCGCCCTTCGGCGGACGGCACGACTCGGGGCTCGGAGTCGAGTACGGCATCGAGGGGCTGATGGCGTACCTCACTCCCCAGTCCGTGCACCGCCGGATGCGCTGA
- a CDS encoding HD domain-containing protein has product MTLPAVAPVDTSPISASDDRGDLDPLWRAIVKESRSRQNDIHLPISFAFAERLCDAHPEADALLVRVTILLHDTGWARVDQDRILTEGFSGDWRRADVRYEHERHGCDIAREVLPGLGYDDAFIERVTAIIDGHDTRPVSYSLEDSLVRDADRLWRFTPTGIALASSWFGRTPADYCARLREEIVPELLTDAAVQMAEAELTRAERLLKVEQLS; this is encoded by the coding sequence ATGACTCTCCCCGCCGTCGCCCCCGTCGACACCAGCCCGATCTCCGCCTCGGATGACCGTGGCGACCTCGATCCGCTGTGGCGCGCCATCGTCAAGGAGTCGCGTTCGCGGCAGAACGACATCCACCTGCCGATCTCCTTCGCGTTCGCGGAGCGTCTCTGCGACGCCCACCCCGAGGCCGACGCACTGCTCGTCCGCGTGACGATCCTGCTGCACGACACCGGCTGGGCCCGCGTCGACCAGGACCGCATCCTCACCGAGGGCTTCTCCGGGGACTGGCGCCGCGCGGATGTGCGGTACGAGCACGAGCGGCACGGCTGCGACATCGCACGCGAGGTGCTTCCCGGGCTCGGGTACGACGATGCGTTCATCGAGCGCGTGACCGCGATCATCGACGGCCACGACACCCGCCCGGTCTCGTACTCGCTCGAGGACAGCCTCGTCCGCGACGCCGACCGGCTCTGGCGCTTCACCCCGACCGGGATCGCCCTGGCCTCGTCGTGGTTCGGCCGGACACCGGCGGACTACTGCGCTCGGCTGCGTGAGGAGATCGTGCCGGAGCTCCTCACGGACGCCGCCGTGCAGATGGCCGAGGCCGAGCTCACCAGGGCGGAACGGCTGCTGAAGGTCGAGCAGCTCTCGTGA
- a CDS encoding NAD(P)/FAD-dependent oxidoreductase → MNATLIVGACQAGVQIASIMRERGDTAPIVLVGEEAHRPYQRPPLSKGWIKGELQPDDVILRSREWFAERDIELVTGDRVVTVHRDADGTGVATTEGGRRIPFGRLALTTGASARRLPLEGTDYHGVHYLRDADQAIALQPALADEDAKDIVVIGGGFIGLETAAVARGLGKNVTVLEAAPRLVGRVVSEETSAFYLDAHRRRGIRVILDARISRILGGDARVAGAHGSVTGVELADGTVIPADLVLIGVGVVPRTELAEQLGLEVDGGMVVDSAARASDGLTVAAGDCTMMPNPYPLGVGGRIRLESVNNALEQAKIAAASLLGEPAEYRSVPWFWSDQGDLKLQIAGLSTGYDRVIVRGEPDTERFAVLYYRDGRLIAADVVNHPVEFLAVKSALAKGGTIPPEAAADTSVPLKSAVVLPEAVNA, encoded by the coding sequence ATGAACGCCACACTCATCGTCGGCGCCTGCCAGGCCGGCGTGCAGATCGCCTCCATCATGCGTGAACGCGGCGACACCGCCCCCATCGTGCTCGTCGGAGAGGAAGCGCACCGGCCGTACCAGCGCCCGCCGCTGTCGAAGGGGTGGATCAAGGGCGAGCTGCAGCCGGACGACGTCATCCTGCGCAGCCGCGAATGGTTCGCCGAGCGCGACATCGAGCTCGTCACCGGCGACCGCGTCGTCACGGTGCATCGCGACGCGGACGGAACGGGTGTCGCGACCACGGAGGGCGGCCGCCGGATCCCCTTCGGACGGCTCGCGCTGACCACGGGGGCGTCCGCCAGACGGCTTCCCCTGGAGGGGACCGATTACCACGGTGTGCACTACCTCCGTGATGCGGACCAGGCCATCGCTCTGCAGCCGGCGCTCGCGGATGAGGATGCGAAGGACATCGTCGTCATCGGTGGCGGCTTCATCGGTCTGGAGACCGCAGCGGTCGCCCGTGGCCTCGGCAAGAACGTCACCGTCCTCGAGGCCGCGCCTCGGCTGGTCGGACGCGTCGTGTCCGAGGAGACCAGCGCCTTCTACCTCGATGCGCACCGTCGGCGCGGCATCCGGGTGATCCTCGACGCCCGCATCTCCCGGATCCTCGGTGGTGACGCGCGCGTCGCCGGCGCACACGGCTCGGTCACCGGCGTGGAACTCGCCGACGGCACCGTCATCCCCGCCGACCTCGTCCTCATCGGCGTCGGCGTCGTGCCGCGCACCGAACTCGCCGAGCAGCTCGGCCTGGAGGTCGACGGCGGCATGGTCGTCGACAGTGCGGCGCGGGCATCCGACGGTCTCACCGTCGCCGCAGGCGACTGCACCATGATGCCCAACCCCTACCCGCTCGGTGTCGGCGGCCGCATCCGCCTCGAGAGCGTGAACAACGCTCTCGAACAGGCCAAGATCGCCGCCGCGTCCCTGCTCGGGGAACCGGCCGAGTACCGCTCCGTCCCATGGTTCTGGTCGGATCAGGGCGACCTGAAGCTCCAGATCGCGGGTCTGTCGACGGGATACGACCGCGTCATCGTACGAGGTGAACCGGACACCGAACGGTTCGCGGTGCTGTACTACCGCGACGGCCGCCTCATCGCCGCCGACGTCGTGAACCATCCCGTCGAGTTCCTCGCGGTCAAGTCCGCGCTCGCGAAGGGCGGCACCATCCCACCCGAGGCCGCTGCGGACACCTCCGTGCCGCTGAAGTCCGCTGTCGTGCTGCCCGAAGCAGTCAATGCCTGA
- a CDS encoding 2Fe-2S iron-sulfur cluster-binding protein, protein MSTVTYTADDGTVTTIDGRPGDSVMETAVRNGVPGIVGECGGSLSCATCHVFVAPETRDLVGGPGDLEDEMLDGTAVDRRDESRLSCQIRLEDGCEYHITTPSEQI, encoded by the coding sequence ATGAGCACCGTCACCTACACCGCCGACGACGGCACGGTCACCACGATCGACGGACGCCCCGGCGACTCCGTGATGGAGACCGCGGTCCGCAACGGCGTACCAGGCATCGTCGGCGAGTGCGGCGGGAGCCTGTCCTGCGCCACCTGTCACGTCTTCGTCGCTCCCGAGACCCGCGACCTCGTCGGAGGACCAGGGGACCTCGAGGACGAGATGCTCGACGGCACCGCCGTCGACCGTCGGGATGAGTCGCGGCTCTCGTGCCAGATCCGGCTCGAGGACGGCTGCGAGTACCACATCACCACACCGAGCGAACAGATCTGA
- a CDS encoding SDR family NAD(P)-dependent oxidoreductase, with protein sequence MTRTVVVTGAGGGLGAEFARAFAAAGDRVIVADIDGDAAARVAASIEDAGGTALAVRVDVTDRASTDALAAAAVEAGGSVDVLINNAAVYATVTRSPFEDIDEGEWDRVMAVNLKGPWQVARALSPHLAAGGRVINISSATVFSGSAQWAHYVASKAGVIGLTRVLAKELGTRDITVNTVAPGFTLTEASHGLIDNAAEYGVDRGSIRRAIAPQDIVGTVLYLASPAAAFVTGQTVVVDGGRQFI encoded by the coding sequence ATGACTCGCACAGTGGTCGTCACCGGCGCAGGCGGAGGGCTCGGCGCGGAGTTCGCCCGTGCCTTCGCCGCCGCCGGAGACCGCGTGATCGTCGCCGACATCGACGGGGATGCCGCCGCCAGGGTCGCGGCGTCCATCGAGGATGCCGGTGGCACCGCGCTCGCCGTGCGGGTCGATGTCACCGACCGTGCGTCGACGGATGCCCTCGCCGCAGCCGCCGTCGAGGCGGGTGGGTCCGTCGACGTCCTCATCAACAACGCCGCCGTCTACGCGACGGTGACCCGGTCGCCCTTCGAGGACATCGACGAGGGGGAGTGGGACCGCGTGATGGCCGTCAACCTGAAGGGGCCGTGGCAGGTCGCCCGCGCGCTGTCGCCGCATCTGGCCGCCGGCGGTCGGGTGATCAACATCTCCTCCGCGACGGTCTTCAGCGGGTCGGCGCAGTGGGCCCACTACGTCGCATCCAAGGCCGGGGTCATCGGGCTCACCCGCGTCCTCGCCAAGGAGCTCGGCACGCGAGACATCACCGTCAACACCGTCGCACCCGGCTTCACCCTCACCGAGGCCAGCCACGGCCTGATCGACAACGCCGCCGAATACGGCGTCGATCGCGGATCGATCCGCCGGGCCATCGCACCTCAGGACATCGTCGGGACCGTGCTGTACCTCGCCTCTCCCGCCGCCGCATTCGTCACTGGCCAGACCGTCGTCGTCGACGGCGGCCGCCAGTTCATCTGA